The Flexivirga aerilata sequence GGCAGCCCCGCAAAGACGTTGCGCGCACCCACCGCGTCCATCACCAGTTGCGGCCCGCCCTTGCCGGCACCGACGAACGGCGTCTTCTCACCGGAGTCATACCAGAGCACCGTCGTGCCCTTGCCCGCAGCCGTCGAGCGGACCGTGGCGAGCTCGGACCGTTGCGCGTCGACAACACCCTCTGCTTTGTCACGTATGCCGAAAACGCTTCCCACGTCGGTGATTTCGCGCCAGGCACTGTCGAAGGTCGGCGCCGCTGCCGGCGTCCCCTTGGGGCAACCGAACGGGCTCAGGTAGCTGCCGATCCGCTTGCCAGCCAGCTCCGCCCGCGTGCCGATTGCCTTGGCGTCGAACGCGCTTGCGTAGGCGGCATACGCGAAGTCCGGCTTGGCCGCGACGAACTGCTCCTTGGTCGGATACTCCTTCGCCAGCACCGGCACCGACCGGTATGCCGCGGCGTACTTCGCGGACACCTCGTCGTCGAGGTAGGCGGTGCCCGCCATCCGGTCCTGCAGGCCGAGCGCGAGCGCGACCTCGGTCGCGCCCTGATTGAGCGTGACGAGCCGACGCGGAGGAGCCTCGACCGTGACCCGCACGCCGCAGTTGGTCAGGGTCACCGGCGAGAACGCCGTCGACGCGGAACCGGTCGCCGCAGAGCCCGCGCCGGGCCCGCCGCCGGACGGGGCATCGGCGCACGCGCCGAGCAGGAGGGACGTGGCGGCGGCAGCCGCGGGGAGGCCGATCCGACGTGGGCGCATGGCGCAAATCGCTTTCATCAGGGGCCGAACGCGAGGCCCACAGGTGTGTCCGGCACCGGCAGGTCTTCGGGCTCGGGTTCGTCCGAGCGTGGCGCCTTCCCGGGTCGGAACCCAGTGGCGTCGTGCCACGCTC is a genomic window containing:
- a CDS encoding ABC transporter substrate-binding protein; protein product: MRPRRIGLPAAAAATSLLLGACADAPSGGGPGAGSAATGSASTAFSPVTLTNCGVRVTVEAPPRRLVTLNQGATEVALALGLQDRMAGTAYLDDEVSAKYAAAYRSVPVLAKEYPTKEQFVAAKPDFAYAAYASAFDAKAIGTRAELAGKRIGSYLSPFGCPKGTPAAAPTFDSAWREITDVGSVFGIRDKAEGVVDAQRSELATVRSTAAGKGTTVLWYDSGEKTPFVGAGKGGPQLVMDAVGARNVFAGLPGGWADGSWEKVVAADPDVIVLADASWSTADAKKKYLRADPVLRKLTAVKRNRFVVLPFSETTPGVRLVDGAKAVSDQLTALPAT